From a region of the Microterricola gilva genome:
- a CDS encoding DUF7402 domain-containing protein, whose translation MKLLRDKPLAVLGAAALVSTTMVFGASVSPALAQQATGTAPFINSWLVSGPFDSAVADGIYGCEVAEVKNLAPTSTVTASSSMTVNPPAQLVDGNLRKQWVTENDSAPRVTLTWASPIALNEVRLAQWGDSRHVNEYYEITFTLADGSVVTSPRVTSTSAAPSSPTTYIHESTLRDVVAMSIDIDPGLSPYPAITGLSEIEVYQRAEPAEGSEAITPVVGGALGDAAESSTWEYFDDRVYNRNYDDYQDLSGYFEVKRGEDTRNKFVYAHSYVYSPEAKKAFVNVGASGSYRLYVNDNCVTAPSTPVEVQKDLTRQEVQLKAGWNKVLLQIEHTYTEDLNANGVPVAKDQNVAYLGFYGRISDASGNRVDGILTSVAGPSKKLRIDTQPLSSKGADKGALPKGALPTGYLEWPYVWNKSTTGNSYGVSASPFQFLASGGKPGYTWELIDGELPKGLELNPDGTIADGLVDGAVDLSSTKGIISPDARIGDYTFTLRVTDGAGATAKKQFTLTVQDRPNRKFEEGRVSALTHSAPIYNYFVDPNYSVDQWAARAKAQGLAMVSLEALQQNYHWPSKFSDPAGERQKYLPKAEDGNVVDGLKPMVDAIRRYGMDVGMYYATEGGGLQHFSTDVFVQNVEDLLDRYDPSYLYFDGPQTMPGGNYDVMYSAVRNRSADVVIDSNAWGEEYGDPDIRTDEASHIYANTATNHLVKRTPMEPWKILGTRNQDSPYYPQRDDFRLVAQETIMNAGRGYVDNNDQTVNDGRGPNWHSPTEMATRYPKGAQEFIEIRDELADWYAPAPGINLLESVSGTTPFFLPGYGYEDDGLGNAEKFAFPTASTGPQWGYATHRDNNIYLHIIAGPDGKKGFDAIQDGQLTVGGITDKVTSVTLLNDGSKISSTQNGEELALDLSDVSVDPVDTIIKIETRNKARTYALTDVTVDAHALDEGRLQLEVGGYMTYPALPAELDQVKYKSSDKKVVAVGKDGLIAPGADGSAEVTVSVKAEGVKKSTTVTVSVLNGIAYIGEELSSAVLRIEGKETFGTFTQGVDLGYTVDGRSAKGQSIRLDAADVTWHAGVVDLDGGTKTEPIAITEVNSFGFAKGKLSTPQVTEATRMVVWGEAALDGKTVTTNRVFFDLLPTRDVAPSATITTSDASDAATTLSDGIIIDAGHPRGSGWSAAADGASWAQFDLAAPTELSSVDLAFNEGGQQYVNTPRTIVIQTSVDGETWTDAHSASGPSGSVFWGAFNSYPLTGVAQHVRVAFPDGSAGAAVDLLEVRIQAAHEMTGLAGIEAAPQLGDDARTATVDIAGRSFQGDAVSVPQSAVSILSDNVDVASVSADGLITGAAKGQAKITVNANLDGYRAMDFFYVEVDADGRLSLPGYAQSVQLSLSGGVIRVGEPVVATVETTLNTGAAANPAETTTTFEFSDPRLAQVGSSNTIVLTEPVTGAVQSTVRVSVTYGGQTITSDPVQLTATGENIASSATVTVSSVRDANGVPNGDNQDARYVGSKAVDSDKASSWASKQTDVAPWIKLEFSGPVQIDRVNLVDRGHEVNQIAEGLLEWEGGSKLVTGIAWNGQPDNIIKLDAPVTTSWLKFTLDPNNTFDNQALKGEVGLAEFSAFGPAGVKSIVEASAPPVTTAVGQQPELPAELDAVYSDGSTGSVGVDWESVPADKLAKPGWFTFTGSIAGTDVNARVVVTVQ comes from the coding sequence ATGAAGTTATTGCGCGATAAACCACTAGCGGTCCTCGGCGCGGCCGCGCTGGTCTCGACCACGATGGTCTTCGGAGCATCCGTCAGCCCTGCGCTTGCGCAGCAGGCCACTGGCACCGCCCCGTTCATCAACTCGTGGCTGGTGTCCGGACCGTTCGACTCGGCAGTCGCCGATGGAATCTATGGCTGCGAGGTTGCTGAGGTCAAGAACCTCGCGCCGACCTCGACGGTGACGGCTTCGTCGTCCATGACCGTGAACCCACCTGCACAGCTCGTCGATGGCAACCTCCGCAAGCAGTGGGTCACCGAGAACGATTCGGCACCGCGGGTCACGCTCACCTGGGCGTCGCCGATCGCGCTCAACGAGGTCCGGCTGGCGCAGTGGGGCGATTCGCGGCACGTGAACGAGTACTACGAGATCACCTTCACGCTCGCAGACGGCTCTGTCGTCACCTCCCCGCGTGTGACCAGCACCTCCGCTGCTCCGAGTTCGCCCACCACCTACATACACGAGAGCACCCTGCGCGATGTCGTGGCAATGTCCATCGACATCGATCCCGGTCTCTCCCCGTACCCCGCCATCACTGGGCTGTCCGAGATCGAGGTCTATCAGCGTGCCGAGCCGGCGGAAGGCAGCGAAGCCATCACGCCGGTCGTCGGCGGTGCGCTCGGCGACGCCGCCGAGTCCAGCACGTGGGAGTACTTCGACGACCGGGTATACAACCGCAACTACGACGACTACCAGGACCTGTCCGGCTACTTCGAGGTGAAGAGGGGCGAGGACACGCGCAACAAGTTCGTCTACGCACACAGCTACGTCTACAGCCCGGAAGCCAAGAAGGCCTTCGTCAACGTCGGTGCCAGCGGCTCGTACCGCCTGTATGTGAACGACAACTGTGTCACCGCCCCCAGCACTCCGGTCGAGGTCCAGAAGGACCTGACCCGGCAAGAGGTGCAGCTGAAGGCGGGATGGAACAAGGTTCTCCTGCAGATCGAGCACACCTACACCGAGGACCTCAACGCGAACGGCGTACCGGTCGCGAAGGACCAGAACGTCGCCTATCTCGGCTTCTACGGCCGCATCAGCGACGCGAGCGGCAACCGGGTCGATGGCATCCTCACCTCGGTGGCCGGACCATCCAAGAAACTGCGCATCGACACTCAGCCCCTGAGTAGCAAGGGTGCCGACAAGGGTGCGTTGCCGAAGGGCGCGCTGCCTACCGGCTACCTCGAGTGGCCATATGTCTGGAACAAGTCGACCACAGGCAATAGCTATGGCGTCTCCGCATCGCCGTTCCAGTTCCTCGCGAGCGGTGGAAAGCCCGGCTACACCTGGGAGCTGATCGACGGAGAACTCCCGAAGGGCCTCGAGCTGAACCCGGACGGCACCATCGCAGACGGGCTCGTCGATGGCGCAGTCGACCTGTCCAGCACGAAGGGGATCATCAGCCCCGACGCCCGCATCGGCGACTACACCTTCACCCTCCGGGTGACCGACGGTGCCGGCGCGACGGCGAAGAAGCAGTTCACGCTCACGGTGCAGGATCGCCCGAACCGAAAGTTCGAGGAAGGGCGGGTCAGCGCGCTCACGCACTCTGCGCCGATCTACAACTACTTCGTCGACCCCAACTACTCCGTCGACCAGTGGGCGGCGCGTGCCAAGGCCCAAGGGCTTGCAATGGTGTCGCTCGAGGCACTGCAACAGAATTACCACTGGCCATCGAAGTTCTCGGATCCAGCCGGCGAGCGCCAGAAGTACCTGCCCAAGGCAGAGGACGGCAACGTTGTCGACGGCCTGAAGCCGATGGTCGACGCCATTCGCCGCTACGGTATGGACGTCGGCATGTACTACGCCACCGAGGGCGGCGGCCTTCAGCACTTCTCCACGGACGTGTTCGTGCAGAACGTCGAGGACCTGCTTGACCGATACGACCCCAGTTACCTCTACTTCGACGGCCCGCAGACGATGCCGGGCGGGAACTACGACGTGATGTACAGCGCGGTGCGCAACCGTAGCGCCGACGTGGTGATCGACTCCAACGCCTGGGGCGAGGAATACGGGGATCCCGACATCCGCACCGACGAGGCATCCCACATCTACGCCAACACGGCGACCAACCACCTTGTGAAGCGGACTCCGATGGAGCCATGGAAGATCCTCGGCACCCGGAACCAGGATTCGCCGTACTATCCGCAGCGTGACGACTTCCGACTCGTGGCGCAAGAGACGATCATGAACGCGGGTCGCGGATACGTCGACAACAACGACCAGACCGTGAACGACGGCCGCGGACCGAACTGGCACTCACCGACGGAGATGGCGACACGCTATCCGAAGGGCGCCCAGGAGTTCATCGAGATCCGTGACGAGTTGGCAGACTGGTACGCGCCGGCTCCGGGAATCAACCTGCTCGAATCGGTCTCAGGAACGACGCCGTTCTTCCTCCCCGGCTATGGATATGAGGATGACGGTCTAGGTAACGCCGAGAAGTTCGCATTCCCTACCGCGAGCACCGGCCCGCAGTGGGGCTACGCCACGCACCGTGACAACAACATCTACCTGCACATCATCGCGGGTCCCGACGGCAAGAAGGGCTTTGACGCCATCCAGGACGGGCAGCTGACGGTCGGCGGGATCACCGACAAGGTGACCTCCGTCACCCTGCTCAACGACGGCTCGAAGATCAGCAGCACGCAGAACGGCGAAGAACTCGCGCTCGACCTCTCGGATGTGAGCGTCGACCCGGTCGACACGATCATCAAGATCGAGACCAGGAACAAGGCGCGGACGTACGCACTGACGGATGTCACCGTCGACGCGCACGCTCTGGACGAGGGTCGGCTTCAGCTCGAGGTCGGTGGCTACATGACCTACCCTGCGCTGCCGGCGGAGCTCGACCAGGTGAAATACAAGAGCTCGGACAAGAAGGTCGTTGCCGTGGGCAAGGACGGCCTGATCGCCCCCGGTGCCGATGGCTCAGCCGAGGTCACGGTCTCGGTCAAGGCTGAGGGCGTCAAGAAGAGCACCACGGTCACGGTGTCGGTTCTCAACGGCATCGCCTACATCGGCGAAGAGCTGAGCAGCGCCGTGCTGCGGATCGAGGGCAAGGAAACGTTCGGCACCTTCACGCAGGGCGTCGATCTGGGCTACACAGTCGACGGCCGCTCGGCGAAGGGGCAGTCGATCCGACTGGATGCGGCCGACGTCACGTGGCACGCGGGCGTCGTCGACCTCGACGGTGGAACGAAGACCGAGCCGATCGCGATCACCGAGGTGAACAGCTTCGGCTTCGCCAAGGGGAAGCTCAGCACGCCACAGGTCACTGAAGCGACGCGCATGGTTGTCTGGGGTGAAGCCGCGCTCGATGGGAAGACCGTCACCACCAACCGTGTGTTCTTCGATCTCCTGCCGACCCGTGACGTCGCACCCTCCGCGACGATCACGACCAGCGACGCATCCGATGCTGCTACGACGTTGAGCGACGGCATCATCATCGACGCCGGGCACCCGCGGGGCTCCGGATGGAGTGCGGCGGCCGATGGTGCGTCCTGGGCGCAGTTCGACCTCGCCGCCCCGACCGAGCTCTCCAGCGTCGATCTGGCTTTCAACGAGGGCGGCCAGCAGTATGTGAACACGCCCAGGACGATCGTCATCCAGACGAGCGTCGACGGCGAGACCTGGACCGACGCGCACTCCGCGTCGGGACCCAGCGGCTCCGTGTTCTGGGGCGCGTTCAATTCCTACCCGCTGACCGGGGTCGCCCAGCACGTGCGGGTCGCGTTCCCCGACGGCTCGGCCGGTGCGGCCGTGGACCTGCTCGAGGTGCGAATCCAGGCCGCGCACGAGATGACCGGGCTGGCCGGCATCGAGGCGGCTCCGCAACTCGGCGACGACGCGCGCACCGCCACGGTGGACATCGCCGGACGGTCCTTCCAGGGCGATGCGGTCTCGGTGCCGCAAAGCGCGGTCTCCATCCTCAGCGACAATGTGGATGTCGCGTCGGTCTCGGCCGACGGGCTGATCACCGGCGCCGCGAAGGGGCAGGCGAAGATCACGGTCAACGCGAACCTCGATGGTTACCGTGCGATGGACTTCTTCTACGTGGAAGTGGATGCGGACGGGCGCCTGTCGTTGCCTGGCTACGCACAGAGCGTGCAGCTCTCGCTGAGTGGCGGCGTCATCCGAGTGGGTGAACCAGTCGTGGCAACGGTGGAGACGACTCTCAACACAGGAGCCGCGGCGAATCCCGCAGAGACGACCACGACGTTCGAGTTCAGCGACCCGAGGCTGGCGCAGGTGGGAAGCAGCAACACCATCGTGTTGACCGAACCGGTGACAGGCGCCGTCCAGTCGACCGTGCGGGTCTCCGTCACCTACGGCGGCCAGACGATCACCTCGGATCCGGTTCAGCTCACCGCGACCGGGGAGAACATCGCGAGCTCGGCGACCGTGACCGTCTCGTCGGTGCGCGACGCGAACGGTGTCCCCAACGGCGACAATCAGGACGCGCGCTACGTCGGATCCAAGGCCGTCGACAGCGACAAGGCGAGCTCCTGGGCGTCGAAGCAGACGGATGTCGCGCCGTGGATCAAGCTGGAATTCTCCGGCCCGGTGCAGATCGATCGGGTCAACCTGGTCGATCGTGGGCATGAGGTCAATCAGATTGCGGAAGGACTGTTGGAGTGGGAGGGCGGCAGCAAGCTCGTCACGGGTATCGCGTGGAACGGCCAGCCTGACAACATCATCAAGCTGGATGCTCCCGTGACCACATCGTGGCTGAAGTTCACCCTCGACCCGAACAACACCTTCGATAACCAGGCGCTGAAGGGGGAGGTCGGGCTTGCGGAGTTCAGCGCATTCGGACCGGCGGGCGTGAAGAGCATCGTCGAGGCCTCCGCCCCGCCGGTGACCACCGCCGTCGGGCAGCAGCCTGAGCTGCCAGCCGAGCTTGACGCGGTGTACAGCGACGGCTCGACCGGCTCGGTGGGCGTCGACTGGGAGAGTGTTCCGGCCGACAAGCTCGCGAAGCCCGGATGGTTCACCTTCACCGGTTCCATCGCCGGCACGGATGTCAACGCGCGCGTGGTGGTGACGGTGCAGTAG
- a CDS encoding LacI family DNA-binding transcriptional regulator encodes MTQQVKGNAKRVTLREVAERAGVSVATASYVLTGTDKSGARYSEETAVRVREAAAELQYHPNRMARSVRTGRTGVVQLVLHMLGDPWTLSIAEEFTDQAPRHGLTTLIALDSDFAAALARSEFDAAFVAAAGVTQSAQWRKALGPLARKVVVYSAELEPDGFDVIRFDERLAAQMAVEHLLERHRAVACLSATDESASGSPRRQVYVETLKRAGLDVPDGYIAEYEKDLLDPYRAARLLLNRPDRPSAIFAEADFAAFAAVHTARELGLRVPEDVAVIGIGDSRQAERAGISSVGAIDMRTRIIDFVLARALNETTEPDRLLELEPVIFVRGSTSS; translated from the coding sequence ATGACTCAGCAGGTGAAGGGCAACGCGAAGCGTGTGACGCTTCGGGAGGTCGCGGAGCGCGCCGGCGTGTCTGTGGCGACGGCGTCCTACGTGCTCACCGGCACCGACAAGAGCGGAGCGCGGTACTCGGAAGAGACCGCGGTGCGAGTGCGGGAAGCGGCTGCAGAGCTGCAGTACCACCCGAACCGCATGGCACGGTCGGTTCGCACCGGGCGCACCGGCGTCGTGCAACTCGTCCTGCACATGCTCGGCGACCCGTGGACGCTGAGCATTGCAGAGGAGTTCACAGATCAAGCTCCCAGACATGGCCTGACCACACTGATCGCCCTGGACTCGGATTTCGCGGCGGCACTTGCTCGCAGCGAGTTCGACGCTGCCTTCGTCGCTGCCGCGGGCGTGACGCAGAGCGCTCAATGGCGGAAGGCGCTTGGGCCGCTCGCGCGGAAGGTCGTGGTCTACTCCGCTGAACTTGAGCCGGACGGCTTTGACGTGATCCGATTCGATGAGCGCCTCGCGGCACAGATGGCGGTGGAGCACCTGCTTGAACGTCACCGGGCCGTCGCCTGCCTGTCGGCGACGGACGAGTCGGCATCGGGAAGCCCGAGACGGCAGGTGTATGTCGAGACTCTCAAGCGGGCCGGACTCGATGTGCCCGACGGATACATCGCCGAATACGAGAAGGACCTCCTCGACCCGTATCGTGCGGCGAGGCTGCTACTCAACAGGCCGGATCGCCCGAGTGCGATCTTCGCAGAGGCCGATTTCGCCGCCTTTGCTGCCGTGCACACCGCCCGAGAACTGGGCCTACGCGTGCCGGAGGATGTCGCTGTCATCGGCATCGGCGACTCGCGGCAAGCGGAGAGGGCGGGCATCAGCTCGGTCGGTGCGATCGACATGCGCACGCGCATCATCGATTTCGTTCTGGCGCGTGCCTTGAATGAGACGACCGAGCCGGACAGGCTCCTCGAGCTGGAACCCGTGATCTTCGTCAGGGGTTCGACCTCGTCGTAG
- a CDS encoding GMC family oxidoreductase, whose amino-acid sequence MSQGRFDHDVVVIGSGFGGSVAALRLRAKGYGVHVYEAGRRFADEDFAKTSWDLRRYLWAPALGCFGVQRVHKLPHVLVLAGAGVGGGSLNYANTLYVPGEVFFADRQWAHIADWRAELAPHYATAKRMLGVVEQYPHEGPVERIMAGAADDLGVGHTFRRAPVGVWFGVPGETVPDPFFGGDGPERTGCTLCGNCMVGCRVGAKNTLVKNYLALAERLGAVIEPLRTVTEVRALAEGGYQVTTERSGAWLRRDRRSVTAEQVVFAAGTWGTQQLLHRMKDSGALPGLPDSLGRLTRTNSEALDGAVAVAVPEGLELARGIAITTSFHVDETTHVENVRYGPGSNLMGGLATGLVPGGASLGARLAALVGGFLRAPVTALRLGSLRRWSERGIIALVMQTADNSLTISLKRRFGRRVLTSAQGHGEPNPSHLPGAHRAAQAIAARVERDGVVPAAARGSWPEVFGIPMTAHFLGGAVVSDAPEHGVVDPFHRVWGHPGLHVVDGAAVPANPGVNPSLTITALAERAMSRWPRRGQADERPEQSALHDAEHRE is encoded by the coding sequence ATGAGCCAGGGACGCTTCGACCACGACGTCGTGGTCATCGGCTCGGGATTCGGCGGCTCGGTCGCCGCGCTTCGGCTGCGCGCCAAGGGCTACGGCGTGCACGTGTACGAGGCCGGCCGCCGATTCGCCGACGAGGACTTCGCGAAGACCTCGTGGGATCTGCGGCGCTACCTCTGGGCCCCAGCGCTCGGATGCTTCGGGGTGCAGCGCGTCCACAAGCTGCCGCACGTCCTCGTGCTCGCGGGAGCCGGCGTCGGCGGTGGCTCGCTGAACTACGCAAACACGCTCTACGTGCCGGGGGAGGTGTTCTTCGCCGACCGGCAGTGGGCGCACATCGCCGACTGGCGGGCCGAGCTCGCGCCGCACTACGCGACCGCGAAGCGCATGCTCGGCGTCGTCGAGCAGTACCCGCACGAGGGTCCCGTGGAGCGCATCATGGCGGGCGCGGCCGACGACCTCGGCGTCGGCCACACCTTCCGGCGTGCCCCGGTCGGTGTCTGGTTCGGCGTGCCGGGGGAGACCGTACCCGACCCGTTCTTCGGCGGCGACGGACCAGAGCGCACCGGGTGCACGCTGTGCGGCAACTGCATGGTCGGCTGCCGGGTCGGGGCGAAAAACACGCTCGTGAAGAACTACCTCGCGCTCGCCGAGCGCCTCGGCGCGGTCATCGAGCCGCTCCGCACCGTGACAGAGGTGCGCGCGCTCGCCGAAGGCGGATACCAGGTCACGACCGAACGCTCTGGCGCGTGGCTGCGCCGCGACCGGCGCTCGGTCACGGCCGAGCAGGTGGTCTTCGCCGCGGGAACCTGGGGCACGCAACAGCTGCTGCACCGCATGAAGGACTCCGGCGCCCTGCCCGGGCTCCCCGACTCGCTCGGCCGGCTGACTCGCACGAACTCCGAAGCGCTCGACGGTGCGGTCGCCGTCGCAGTGCCCGAAGGGCTCGAGCTCGCGAGAGGGATCGCGATCACCACCTCGTTCCACGTCGACGAGACGACGCACGTCGAGAATGTGCGCTACGGGCCCGGCTCGAACCTCATGGGCGGGCTCGCGACCGGGCTCGTGCCTGGCGGGGCCTCACTCGGCGCGCGACTGGCCGCCCTCGTCGGCGGGTTCCTCAGGGCACCCGTCACGGCCCTGCGCCTCGGCTCGCTCCGCCGCTGGAGCGAGCGGGGCATCATCGCTCTCGTCATGCAGACCGCCGACAACTCGCTCACGATCTCGCTGAAGCGGCGCTTCGGCCGCCGCGTGCTCACGAGCGCGCAGGGGCACGGAGAGCCGAACCCGAGCCACCTGCCTGGTGCGCACCGCGCGGCGCAGGCGATCGCCGCACGGGTCGAGCGTGACGGCGTCGTTCCGGCGGCGGCGCGCGGCTCGTGGCCCGAGGTGTTCGGCATCCCGATGACCGCACACTTCCTCGGCGGGGCGGTCGTCTCGGATGCGCCAGAACACGGTGTCGTCGACCCGTTTCACCGGGTGTGGGGCCACCCGGGCCTGCACGTCGTCGACGGCGCGGCGGTGCCGGCCAATCCGGGCGTGAACCCCTCGCTCACGATCACCGCGCTCGCCGAGCGGGCGATGTCGCGCTGGCCGCGCCGCGGGCAGGCCGACGAACGGCCCGAGCAATCCGCCCTGCACGACGCCGAGCACCGCGAGTAG
- a CDS encoding YegS/Rv2252/BmrU family lipid kinase — MPLKPGVAEVAEHIVVLANPTSGRGRGSAAAAAAVARLRELGAEVHAFAGTSVADTRRLAAQAVADRPRALVVVGGDGTLSSVLDEVVDAGIPIALVPAGTGNDLARALGLPYEASAVAGAAELALSGVPRRIDVGVVETDGGARHFLTVAALGFDARVSERTNRLRWPRGRVRYYFALLVELARLHPVLFSIGVDGAPRQHRPGTLVAIGNTASYGGGMPVCPAADPSDGLLQITHVAPLGRAKLIRLFPLLLGGRHVDRSEVTSSTASAIEVVSPGLVVYADGERLGDGAVRISLRPGALTVLVPDTTMTPGRQA; from the coding sequence ATGCCGCTGAAACCCGGGGTCGCTGAGGTGGCCGAGCACATCGTGGTGCTCGCGAATCCGACCTCGGGTCGCGGTCGGGGAAGCGCCGCTGCCGCCGCCGCGGTCGCCAGACTCCGTGAGCTCGGCGCCGAGGTGCACGCATTCGCCGGCACATCCGTCGCGGACACGCGGCGCCTCGCCGCCCAGGCGGTCGCCGACCGCCCCCGCGCCCTCGTCGTGGTCGGCGGCGACGGCACCCTGTCGTCGGTGCTCGACGAAGTCGTCGACGCCGGCATCCCCATCGCGCTCGTGCCCGCGGGTACCGGCAACGACCTCGCCCGCGCACTCGGGCTCCCGTACGAGGCCTCCGCCGTCGCTGGCGCTGCCGAGCTCGCGCTCAGCGGGGTGCCGCGTCGCATCGACGTCGGAGTCGTCGAGACGGACGGCGGGGCCCGCCACTTCCTCACGGTCGCCGCGCTCGGCTTCGACGCCAGGGTGAGCGAGCGCACCAATCGCCTGCGCTGGCCGCGCGGCAGAGTGCGCTACTACTTCGCCCTGCTCGTGGAACTCGCGCGCCTGCATCCGGTGTTGTTCTCGATCGGCGTCGACGGTGCACCCAGACAGCACCGACCGGGCACCCTTGTCGCCATCGGCAACACGGCGAGCTACGGCGGCGGCATGCCCGTCTGCCCCGCCGCCGACCCGAGCGACGGGCTGCTCCAGATCACGCACGTCGCACCGCTCGGCCGGGCCAAGCTCATTCGTCTGTTCCCCCTGCTGCTGGGCGGCCGTCACGTTGATCGCAGCGAGGTGACGTCGTCCACGGCCAGCGCGATCGAGGTCGTCTCACCCGGTCTCGTCGTCTACGCCGACGGCGAGCGCCTCGGCGACGGTGCTGTGCGAATCTCGTTGCGGCCCGGTGCACTCACCGTGCTCGTGCCCGACACCACGATGACCCCAGGGAGGCAGGCATGA
- a CDS encoding FAD-binding oxidoreductase: protein MFDDDAAADGAAPGPMRWNGWGDPAKARELPSAVRALLPVVLGRIPRPAPAASFDEVELAASALDEADRHALAAIVGAEHVRTDREARIRHSGGKSTLDLLRRRAVQQHAPDAVVDPADDREIAAVLRLASERGIAVVPFGGGTSVVGGLDPEGGIDRADGGRRRAVISLELHRLSGLVALDELSGEATLRAGTTAPEAEALLAARGFELGHYPQSFRYATIGGFAATRSSGQNSSGYGRFDAMVTGLRVVTPSGDLDLGRAPGSAAGPDLVQLFLGSEGAFGVITEVRLRVHPVPEVRLHDAWTFRDFSAGANALRQVAQLGTGPTVIRLSDEAETGVGLAQVGRIGKALSKGCSVITVFEGEAAITAERRARTAAVLTAAGGTHTGERPAEEWVHGRFNAPYLRDALLDHGVFCETLETATTWSNLERLKRDVTEAITRGFSAHRAKSLVLCHVSHIYPTGAALYFTIIAGVKGDALEVWGKVKSGVNDAIMAGAGTISHHHAVGRDHAPWLEREIGELGMRVLGAVKAELDPAGILNPGVLLAADAAETRGR from the coding sequence ATGTTCGATGATGACGCAGCCGCCGACGGCGCAGCCCCAGGACCGATGCGCTGGAACGGCTGGGGCGACCCTGCCAAGGCACGAGAGCTGCCCAGCGCGGTACGAGCGCTGCTGCCCGTCGTGCTCGGTCGCATCCCGCGCCCGGCGCCGGCCGCCTCCTTCGATGAGGTCGAACTCGCGGCATCCGCACTCGACGAGGCCGACCGGCACGCGCTCGCAGCCATCGTCGGCGCCGAGCATGTGCGCACCGACCGTGAGGCGCGCATCCGGCACTCCGGCGGCAAGTCGACGCTCGATCTGCTGCGGCGCCGCGCGGTGCAGCAGCACGCGCCCGACGCCGTCGTCGACCCGGCCGACGATCGCGAGATCGCCGCGGTGCTGCGGCTCGCGAGCGAGCGCGGAATCGCCGTTGTGCCGTTCGGCGGGGGCACGTCTGTCGTCGGCGGGCTCGACCCAGAGGGCGGGATCGACCGTGCCGACGGCGGTCGTCGTCGCGCCGTCATCAGCCTCGAGCTGCACCGCCTCTCCGGGCTCGTCGCCCTCGACGAGCTGAGCGGCGAGGCGACCCTTCGGGCGGGAACAACCGCGCCGGAGGCCGAGGCGCTGCTCGCGGCCCGCGGCTTCGAACTCGGGCACTACCCGCAGAGCTTCCGCTACGCGACGATCGGCGGCTTCGCCGCCACCCGCTCCTCTGGCCAGAACTCCTCGGGGTACGGCCGCTTCGACGCGATGGTCACCGGCCTGCGCGTCGTGACCCCGAGCGGCGACCTCGATCTCGGGCGCGCCCCAGGTTCGGCCGCCGGCCCCGACCTCGTGCAGCTCTTCCTCGGCTCCGAGGGCGCCTTCGGCGTCATCACCGAGGTGCGGCTGCGCGTGCACCCGGTGCCCGAGGTACGTCTGCACGACGCGTGGACCTTCCGCGACTTCAGCGCCGGCGCGAACGCGCTGCGACAGGTCGCGCAGCTCGGCACTGGGCCGACCGTCATCCGCCTCTCCGACGAGGCCGAGACCGGGGTGGGGCTCGCGCAGGTCGGCCGCATCGGCAAGGCGCTCTCGAAGGGGTGCAGCGTCATCACGGTCTTCGAGGGCGAGGCCGCCATCACCGCCGAGCGGCGAGCGCGCACAGCCGCCGTGCTCACGGCGGCGGGCGGGACGCACACCGGCGAGCGGCCGGCCGAGGAGTGGGTGCACGGTAGGTTCAACGCGCCGTACCTGCGCGACGCGCTGCTCGATCACGGCGTGTTCTGCGAGACCCTCGAGACCGCCACGACCTGGTCGAACCTTGAGCGGCTGAAGCGCGACGTCACCGAGGCGATCACCCGCGGGTTCTCCGCGCACCGCGCGAAGTCGCTCGTGCTCTGCCACGTCTCGCACATCTACCCCACGGGCGCTGCGCTCTACTTCACGATCATCGCGGGCGTGAAGGGCGACGCCCTCGAGGTCTGGGGCAAGGTAAAGTCGGGCGTGAACGACGCGATCATGGCCGGCGCCGGCACGATCAGCCACCATCACGCCGTTGGCCGCGACCACGCGCCCTGGCTCGAGCGCGAGATCGGCGAGCTCGGCATGCGCGTGCTCGGTGCCGTGAAGGCCGAGCTCGACCCGGCCGGCATCCTCAACCCGGGCGTGCTGCTGGCGGCGGATGCCGCTGAAACCCGGGGTCGCTGA
- a CDS encoding TetR/AcrR family transcriptional regulator → MEDRQVATDATADPGSVWQAVERPVWDETEQRMLDAAAELIATRGVHGVTVAEVARNAAVSRPTVYRRWASADDIVRAALLRGAVGILDDFGTLATTRAELVRDVLRFSELFRNDALYGRLLEREPEVFTRYTLQRIGTSQRIILHWLAASVEIAQRGGTVRAGNAGDISVMLLLIAQSAILSHNTVSALIDESHWSTELWHALDGHLRP, encoded by the coding sequence ATGGAAGATCGTCAAGTAGCGACGGATGCCACGGCCGACCCCGGTTCGGTCTGGCAGGCCGTCGAGCGGCCCGTCTGGGACGAGACAGAGCAGCGCATGCTCGATGCCGCCGCCGAGCTCATCGCGACGCGGGGCGTGCACGGCGTCACCGTCGCCGAGGTCGCCCGCAATGCGGCCGTGAGCCGCCCGACCGTCTACCGCCGCTGGGCGAGCGCCGACGACATCGTGCGCGCCGCCCTGCTGCGTGGCGCCGTCGGCATCCTCGACGACTTCGGCACCCTCGCGACGACGCGAGCGGAGCTCGTGCGCGATGTGCTGCGCTTCTCTGAGCTCTTCCGCAACGATGCGCTCTACGGCCGCCTGCTCGAGCGCGAACCCGAAGTGTTCACCCGCTACACGCTGCAGCGCATCGGCACGAGTCAGCGCATCATCCTGCACTGGCTCGCCGCATCGGTCGAGATCGCCCAGCGCGGCGGCACCGTGCGCGCCGGCAACGCCGGCGACATCTCGGTCATGCTCCTGCTCATCGCGCAGTCCGCGATCCTCTCGCACAACACCGTCTCCGCCCTCATCGACGAGTCACATTGGAGCACAGAACTATGGCACGCACTCGACGGGCACCTTCGCCCATGA